Proteins encoded by one window of Juglans regia cultivar Chandler chromosome 15, Walnut 2.0, whole genome shotgun sequence:
- the LOC109021543 gene encoding uncharacterized protein LOC109021543 has protein sequence MGEGKGSTLVHLLVVVLCLVAFGFAIAAERRRSVGHILEDTRTNSSYCVYNSDVATGYGVGAFLFLLSGESLLMGVTRCMCFGRPLAPGSNRAWSIIYFVSSWLTFLVAEACLIAGATRNAYHTKYRSVLYAQNFSCEMLRKGVFITGAVFVVTTMILNVYYYMYFTKATTTEVAHKTNRASSTVGMAGYA, from the exons ATGGGAGAAGGAAAGGGTTCGACCCTGGTGCACCTTCTGGTGGTTGTTCTATGCTTAGTGGCCTTCGGGTTCGCCATTGCTGCTGAGAGACGAAGAAGCGTA gGCCATATATTAGAAGATACTCGAACAAATTCAAGTTACTGTGTTTACAACTCAGATGTTGCAACTGGTTATGGAGTGGGTGCTTTCTTGTTCCTTCTTTCTGGTGAATCTTTACTCATGGGTGTCACAAGGTGCATGTGTTTTGGGAGACCTTTAGCCCCAGGTAGCAACCGAGCGTGgtctattatatattttgtctcgTCCTG GTTGACTTTTCTGGTTGCTGAAGCATGTCTTATTGCGGGCGCAACGAGGAATGCGTACCACACTAAGTATCGGTCAGTGCTTTATGCTCAGAACTTCTCATGCGAAATGTTGCGGAAGGGTGTTTTCATTACTGGAGCAGTGTTTGTGGTCACAACAATGATTCTCAATGTGTATTACTACATGTACTTCACCAAAGCAACTACCACTGaggtggctcataaaaccaatCGTGCCAGCTCAACTGTTGGAATGGCTGGATATGCGTAA
- the LOC109021401 gene encoding CLAVATA3/ESR (CLE)-related protein 27: MSFSGSRRVLFSTTLLALLIISVLQIWVWCEYSCQAGAIRILPGHGIAKVMKVGGSHGGGMVKKRSKEDLVRKHFNGRTDNRFEENKRKVPSCPDPLHN; this comes from the coding sequence ATGTCTTTTTCTGGCAGCAGGAGAGTCTTGTTTTCTACTACTCTGCTGGCGCTGTTGATTATCTCGGTGTTGCAGATTTGGGTCTGGTGCGAATACTCATGCCAAGCCGGGGCAATTCGGATTCTCCCAGGACATGGAATAGCAAAGGTCATGAAGGTGGGCGGCAGCCATGGCGGCGGAATGGTTAAGAAGAGAAGCAAGGAGGATCTGGTTAGAAAGCATTTCAATGGCAGAACTGACAACCGATTCGAGGAGAACAAACGTAAAGTACCCAGTTGCCCAGATCCTCTCCACAACTag